Proteins encoded together in one Thalassotalea crassostreae window:
- the purL gene encoding phosphoribosylformylglycinamidine synthase, translated as MEILRGAPALSDFRINKLLKQCAQLNLPVTEIYAEFTHFSHNSAELTADELAKLAKLLTYGPTIEEHEPEGTFLLVTPRPGTISPWSSKATDIAHNCGLDKIIRLERGLAYYIHTSAELTNEQSLQLAGLLHDRMMEVIFTDFNDANSLFATAEPGVMSSVDILSGGREALAKANIEMGFALADDEIDYLVENFTKLGRNPNDIELFMFAQANSEHCRHKIFNADWTIDGQKQPKSLFKMIRNTHELNSDFVLSAYSDNAAVMVGSEAGRFFPDPKTKEYAYNQEDIQILMKVETHNHPTAISPYPGAATGSGGEIRDEGATGVGSKPKAGLVGFTVSNLNIPGFEQPWEGNYGKPGRIVSALDIMVEGPLGGAAFNNEFGRPNILGYFRTYEEQVNSFNGSEVRGYHKPIMIAGGLGNIRDEHVQKGEIVVGAALIALGGPAMNIGLGGGAASSMASGQSSEDLDFASVQRENPEMERRCQEVIDRCWQLGEDNPILFIHDVGAGGLSNAFPELVSDGGRGGNFELRNVPNDERSMAPHEIWCNESQERYVMAVAPERLEEFKALCERERAPFAVVGYATEEEHLTLTDSHHDNTPIDLPLDVLLGKAPKMHREVESRTETGKELDLSSVELADAADRILRLPTIAEKTFLITIGDRSVTGMVARDQMVGPWQVPVADCAVTAAALDTYHGEAMSMGERTPVALLNYGASARLAVAESLTNIACSDIGDLNRIKLSANWMCAAGHPGEDAGLYEAVKAVGEELCPALGLTIPVGKDSMSMKTKWEDNGEDKAVTAPMSLIITAFGVVQDIRKTVTPQLRTDKGDTRIVAIDLSKGKNRLGGSCLAQVYKQLGTTTPDVDSAEDLKEFFNFIQRLVREEKLLAYHDRSDGGLFTTITEMAFAGHTGVDIDLSNLKGDNLSALFNEELGAVIQIRESDVDAIHAMLDESNLGECFTDIGRINNEDVIRFSRDGEEVLANSRTYYRTVWAETTFKMQSMRDNPECAEQEHALKFDTEDPGLNVNLTFDINEDIVASHIAADAVEETNPKVAILREQGVNSHVEMAAAFDRAGFITTDVHMSDVLAGRIDLNDFKGLVACGGFSYGDVLGAGEGWAKSILFNDNAREMFREFFHREDTFSLGVCNGCQMLSNLKEIIPGTDTWPHFVQNKSERFEARFSTVEIQESPSIFFKGMEGSRMPIAVSHGEGRAEFKSEEAIGAANDSGTVSMRYVDNYGQVTETYPLNPNGSPDGITALTTNDGRVTIMMPHPERVFRTVANSWHPEEWLEDSPWVRMFRNARKFVG; from the coding sequence ATGGAAATCCTACGCGGCGCTCCAGCGCTATCCGATTTCAGAATTAACAAGCTTCTAAAGCAATGTGCGCAATTAAATCTTCCGGTAACAGAGATTTACGCTGAATTTACGCATTTTTCTCATAACTCTGCAGAATTAACTGCGGATGAGTTAGCTAAACTTGCGAAACTTTTAACTTATGGTCCAACAATAGAAGAACATGAGCCTGAAGGTACATTTCTTTTAGTAACGCCTCGTCCTGGTACTATTTCACCTTGGTCTTCAAAAGCAACTGACATCGCTCACAACTGTGGTTTAGATAAAATCATTCGTTTAGAACGTGGTCTTGCGTACTACATTCATACTTCAGCTGAATTGACTAACGAACAATCATTGCAACTAGCGGGCTTATTACATGACCGCATGATGGAAGTTATCTTCACTGATTTTAACGACGCAAATAGCTTATTTGCTACCGCAGAACCTGGTGTTATGTCATCGGTTGATATTCTATCTGGCGGTCGCGAAGCATTAGCAAAAGCTAACATCGAAATGGGCTTTGCCTTAGCCGATGATGAAATTGATTACTTAGTAGAAAACTTTACTAAATTGGGTCGTAACCCAAATGACATTGAATTATTCATGTTTGCGCAAGCAAATTCTGAACATTGTCGTCACAAAATATTCAACGCTGATTGGACTATCGATGGTCAAAAGCAACCAAAATCATTATTCAAAATGATCCGTAATACCCACGAATTAAATTCTGATTTTGTGTTAAGTGCGTACAGTGATAATGCGGCAGTTATGGTTGGCTCTGAAGCGGGTCGTTTCTTCCCAGATCCAAAAACGAAAGAATACGCTTACAATCAGGAAGACATTCAAATCCTGATGAAAGTTGAAACACATAACCACCCTACTGCTATCTCTCCTTACCCAGGTGCCGCAACAGGTTCTGGTGGTGAGATCCGTGATGAAGGTGCAACGGGTGTTGGTTCTAAGCCAAAAGCAGGTTTAGTTGGTTTCACCGTATCAAACTTAAACATTCCAGGTTTTGAACAACCTTGGGAAGGTAATTACGGTAAGCCTGGTCGTATCGTTTCAGCATTAGATATTATGGTTGAAGGTCCTTTAGGTGGCGCTGCATTTAACAATGAGTTTGGTCGTCCAAACATTTTAGGTTACTTCCGTACATATGAAGAGCAAGTTAACTCGTTTAATGGCTCAGAGGTTCGTGGTTACCACAAGCCAATTATGATCGCTGGTGGTTTAGGTAACATTCGTGACGAGCATGTACAAAAAGGTGAAATCGTTGTTGGCGCGGCACTTATCGCTTTAGGTGGACCAGCAATGAACATCGGCCTTGGTGGCGGTGCAGCTTCGAGTATGGCGTCTGGCCAATCTTCAGAAGATTTAGATTTCGCATCGGTTCAACGTGAAAATCCAGAAATGGAACGTCGTTGTCAGGAAGTGATCGACCGTTGTTGGCAGCTTGGCGAAGATAACCCAATTTTATTCATCCACGATGTAGGTGCTGGTGGTTTATCAAATGCTTTCCCTGAGCTAGTGTCAGATGGTGGCCGTGGTGGTAACTTTGAACTGCGTAACGTACCAAATGATGAGCGTAGCATGGCACCACACGAAATCTGGTGTAATGAATCTCAAGAACGTTATGTTATGGCAGTAGCGCCAGAGCGTTTAGAAGAATTTAAAGCATTATGTGAACGCGAACGCGCACCATTTGCTGTTGTTGGTTATGCTACTGAAGAAGAGCATTTAACACTAACAGATAGCCATCACGATAATACGCCAATTGATTTACCACTTGATGTTTTATTAGGTAAAGCACCTAAAATGCACCGTGAAGTTGAATCAAGAACAGAGACTGGTAAAGAATTAGATTTATCATCTGTTGAATTAGCAGATGCTGCGGATCGTATTTTACGTCTTCCAACAATTGCAGAGAAAACATTCTTAATCACCATCGGTGACCGCTCGGTTACAGGTATGGTTGCACGAGACCAAATGGTTGGTCCTTGGCAAGTGCCAGTTGCCGATTGTGCGGTAACTGCAGCAGCACTTGATACTTACCACGGTGAAGCAATGTCTATGGGTGAAAGAACACCTGTTGCCCTACTTAACTACGGTGCATCAGCTCGATTAGCAGTAGCTGAATCATTAACAAACATTGCTTGTTCTGATATTGGCGATTTAAACCGTATTAAACTTTCAGCGAACTGGATGTGTGCCGCAGGCCACCCTGGTGAAGACGCAGGTTTATACGAAGCAGTTAAAGCAGTTGGTGAAGAACTGTGTCCAGCGCTTGGTTTAACTATCCCTGTTGGTAAAGACTCAATGAGTATGAAAACTAAATGGGAAGATAACGGCGAAGACAAAGCAGTAACTGCACCAATGTCTCTTATTATTACAGCCTTTGGTGTTGTACAAGATATCCGCAAAACAGTAACGCCACAGCTTCGCACTGACAAAGGTGATACTCGTATCGTAGCTATCGATTTATCGAAAGGCAAAAACCGTTTAGGTGGTTCTTGTTTAGCTCAGGTTTACAAGCAACTTGGTACAACGACACCAGATGTTGATAGCGCTGAAGACTTAAAAGAATTCTTCAACTTTATCCAACGCTTAGTGCGTGAAGAAAAGCTTCTTGCTTACCATGACCGCAGTGACGGTGGTTTATTTACCACAATTACTGAAATGGCATTTGCTGGTCACACTGGTGTTGATATCGATTTATCAAACCTTAAAGGCGACAACTTAAGTGCATTATTTAACGAAGAGTTAGGTGCAGTTATCCAAATTCGTGAATCTGATGTTGACGCTATCCATGCAATGCTTGACGAAAGCAACCTTGGTGAATGTTTTACTGACATTGGTCGCATTAACAATGAAGACGTTATCCGCTTTAGCCGTGACGGTGAAGAAGTACTAGCAAACTCTCGTACTTACTACCGTACAGTTTGGGCAGAAACAACATTCAAGATGCAGTCAATGCGTGATAACCCAGAGTGTGCAGAACAAGAGCATGCACTGAAATTTGATACTGAAGATCCAGGTTTAAACGTGAACCTAACATTCGATATCAATGAAGATATTGTTGCAAGTCACATTGCTGCCGATGCCGTTGAAGAAACAAATCCAAAAGTTGCTATTTTACGTGAGCAAGGTGTTAACTCGCACGTTGAAATGGCAGCAGCATTTGACCGTGCTGGCTTTATCACTACCGACGTTCACATGTCAGACGTATTAGCTGGTCGTATTGACTTAAACGACTTTAAAGGCTTAGTCGCTTGTGGTGGTTTCTCTTACGGTGACGTATTAGGCGCTGGTGAAGGTTGGGCAAAATCAATCTTATTCAACGACAATGCACGTGAAATGTTCCGTGAATTCTTCCACCGCGAAGACACCTTCTCATTAGGTGTTTGTAACGGTTGTCAGATGTTATCTAACCTGAAAGAAATCATTCCAGGTACTGATACATGGCCACACTTTGTACAGAATAAATCAGAGCGTTTTGAAGCACGTTTCTCAACCGTAGAAATTCAAGAATCTCCATCTATCTTCTTTAAAGGTATGGAAGGCTCTCGTATGCCAATCGCTGTATCTCACGGTGAAGGTCGCGCTGAGTTTAAGTCTGAAGAAGCAATCGGCGCAGCAAATGATTCAGGTACTGTATCTATGCGTTACGTTGATAACTACGGTCAAGTAACAGAAACTTACCCACTTAACCCGAATGGCTCGCCAGACGGTATCACAGCGTTAACGACTAACGATGGTCGTGTAACAATTATGATGCCTCATCCTGAGCGTGTTTTCAGAACAGTTGCTAACTCATGGCATCCTGAAGAATGGCTAGAAGATTCTCCTTGGGTGAGAATGTTCCGTAACGCGCGTAAGTTTGTTGGTTAA
- the mltF gene encoding membrane-bound lytic murein transglycosylase MltF — MIKIFNKFKTITSNSTVFFVALMLLLSACTGDNKPSELQKIVKRGTLKVGTLYGPNSYYIDSEGKKGFEYELAKKFADHLGVELEINPSYSLNELFPKIENGEVDVLAAGLEVTDDRLEKYRFAPSYTEISQKLVFKQGKEWPRNLEDVQGNLVVVDNSSHAETLTRLKEKYPNLSWTVTDEFDADELLQEVLEERIDFTVADSNTLAINRRYYPQISIAVTVQDERPLAWMLSKDVDQGLLSSLVEFFGEVHHDGTLLTLEDKYYGHIQEFNYVNTVTFIESVETKLPKYQKLFERYGSEMDWRFLAAISYQESHWDPHARSYTGVRGMMMLTLPTAKQMGVKSRLDAEQAIRGGAKYLQQLINRIPDRIKNPDRKWFALAAYNVGWGHMEDARRLTERLGGDPDRWVDVKESLPLLKQRKYYKNTKYGYARGDEPVRYVENIRAYYDTLVFLDEQQE, encoded by the coding sequence ATGATAAAAATCTTCAATAAATTTAAAACTATAACGTCGAACTCGACAGTTTTTTTTGTAGCTCTGATGTTGTTACTTTCGGCCTGTACTGGTGATAATAAACCAAGCGAATTACAGAAAATTGTAAAGCGTGGCACTCTAAAAGTGGGCACTTTATACGGACCGAACAGCTACTACATTGATTCGGAAGGTAAAAAAGGCTTCGAATATGAACTTGCCAAAAAGTTTGCTGACCACCTCGGCGTAGAGCTTGAGATCAACCCTAGCTATAGTTTGAACGAGTTATTTCCAAAGATAGAAAACGGTGAAGTTGATGTGCTCGCCGCTGGCCTAGAAGTGACCGATGACCGCCTTGAAAAATATCGATTTGCCCCTAGTTACACTGAGATAAGTCAAAAATTAGTGTTTAAGCAAGGTAAAGAGTGGCCAAGAAACCTTGAAGACGTGCAAGGCAATTTAGTCGTTGTAGATAACTCTAGTCATGCAGAAACATTAACCCGATTAAAAGAAAAATATCCTAATTTATCGTGGACCGTTACCGATGAGTTCGACGCCGATGAACTGTTGCAAGAAGTGCTTGAAGAGCGCATCGATTTTACTGTCGCAGACAGTAATACTTTAGCGATTAATCGCCGTTATTACCCGCAGATTAGCATCGCAGTAACTGTCCAAGATGAACGTCCACTGGCTTGGATGCTGAGTAAAGATGTCGACCAGGGGCTATTATCTTCATTAGTAGAATTCTTTGGTGAAGTGCACCATGATGGCACTCTATTGACACTTGAAGATAAATACTACGGCCATATTCAAGAATTTAACTACGTCAATACCGTGACATTCATTGAATCTGTTGAAACCAAACTACCGAAATATCAAAAATTATTCGAACGCTATGGTAGTGAAATGGATTGGCGTTTTCTTGCTGCAATAAGCTATCAAGAGTCACATTGGGATCCTCATGCACGCTCATATACTGGCGTTCGTGGAATGATGATGTTGACCTTACCAACGGCAAAACAGATGGGGGTGAAGTCTCGCCTCGATGCCGAACAAGCAATACGTGGTGGCGCTAAATATCTTCAACAATTAATCAATCGAATTCCCGACAGAATAAAAAATCCTGACCGTAAATGGTTTGCCCTTGCTGCCTATAACGTAGGGTGGGGGCATATGGAAGATGCTCGCAGATTAACAGAGCGTTTGGGTGGCGATCCTGACCGTTGGGTTGATGTGAAAGAATCTCTGCCGTTGCTAAAACAGCGTAAATATTATAAAAATACTAAATACGGTTATGCCCGTGGTGATGAACCAGTTCGTTATGTTGAAAACATAAGAGCGTATTACGACACCTTGGTATTTCTCGATGAGCAACAAGAATAA
- a CDS encoding helix-turn-helix domain-containing protein: protein MVKKILDDRNLKYASIMLGEIDFGDYHGNKLDIDIISSLADDLNTVGFSILNDTKSKLIESIKRSCLDYIQQYDPLNSNVLSEYLSHSVSREYNYLSNLFSATEGITIEQHFIQLRIEKVKELLIYGEMSLGEVAFQLGFSSVAHLSGQFKKITGLTPSYFRALRSQKMRTSLDKL from the coding sequence GTGGTGAAAAAGATTCTAGATGATAGAAACTTAAAATATGCGTCAATAATGCTTGGTGAGATAGACTTTGGCGATTATCACGGCAACAAGTTAGATATCGATATAATATCCTCTCTTGCAGACGATTTGAATACTGTTGGTTTCTCCATACTTAATGATACAAAAAGCAAGTTAATAGAAAGTATCAAAAGATCCTGTCTTGATTATATTCAGCAATATGATCCTTTAAATAGTAACGTTTTATCAGAATATCTAAGCCACTCAGTAAGCCGCGAATATAACTATCTCAGCAATTTATTTTCTGCTACTGAAGGCATAACCATTGAACAGCACTTTATTCAATTGCGAATAGAGAAGGTTAAAGAGTTATTAATTTATGGCGAAATGAGTCTTGGAGAAGTGGCTTTTCAATTAGGTTTTAGCAGTGTTGCACATTTAAGTGGTCAGTTTAAAAAAATTACAGGTTTAACACCAAGTTACTTTAGAGCTCTGAGAAGTCAAAAAATGAGAACATCTCTGGATAAACTGTAA
- a CDS encoding DUF4396 domain-containing protein — protein sequence MSITWTNRKNWIKSAHNTKWCLIGCAIGDFGTIGYFQYTEHSLSTATVMMLAMMNGLITSVLLEMFILIKNKFSVREAFKTALGMSFISMLAMEAAMNLTDYALTGGAILTWWVIPIALFMGFITPWPYNYWRLEKHGKSCH from the coding sequence ATGAGTATTACGTGGACTAACAGAAAAAATTGGATTAAAAGTGCGCATAACACCAAATGGTGTTTAATAGGTTGTGCAATAGGGGACTTTGGTACCATTGGCTATTTTCAATATACCGAACACAGCCTATCAACAGCAACAGTAATGATGCTGGCAATGATGAATGGACTAATTACTAGTGTATTATTAGAAATGTTCATTTTAATTAAAAATAAATTTAGTGTTAGAGAAGCTTTTAAAACTGCCTTAGGCATGAGTTTTATTTCTATGCTGGCAATGGAAGCTGCGATGAATTTAACTGATTATGCACTTACTGGTGGCGCGATTCTGACATGGTGGGTGATACCAATTGCATTGTTTATGGGATTCATAACTCCTTGGCCTTATAATTATTGGCGTTTGGAAAAACACGGTAAATCATGTCATTAA
- a CDS encoding efflux RND transporter permease subunit, producing the protein MQDKQTSLLNPISWMIQHKVAPHLLMLALIFGGLVMSFFIRKEYMPETSRDTVSVRVSYPGATPSEIESGIAAPVEAAIHSIDGVGKIDTFIGTGWLRVKAEIEAGAIPQKIYQDAQQAVNRISSFPAGMEKPYVKLDTRIADVMELIVYADLDRFALKRLTEQIRDRIIQSPYISQVSLDGFPKEEIHVEITQADLQAYDLTLTQVASMLKKNVVEKSAGKIKADNGDILVSVDQREFWAEDLANVPLISDSSGDQLRLGEIAKVTEGFADERNIVTFNGQLSSQLNIYRMGEQTPSEIAAAIEKMWPELIAMLPANSGIAVVDDDAKNYQKRLSLLLSNAFIGLLLILIIMSLFLQFRLAFWVVAGIPSAFLGAILFLPAFDVSINMVSMFGFIVALGIVVDDAIIAGENIYAHMQEGMSFEQAAIKGANEVAKPLTYAILTNIVAFLPLLLLPGSMKLLFGAIPIVVVICFAVSWVEALFILPSHLAGINDKQPGKLERRFKKLQGTCNSKLNYFIEEKYLPFLHKCLNWPSLVLGIAVLIFCVVIAYAMSGKMGFSLYPKLDGRWVKANYEISETTTEDQAIVMRKRLEESADSLIEEFDLQSSVVSVRSIIRDNSVEVALLLVESEEREYSTEQVRHFWREHARHLYQYGKLRFSGARRGSSALATASLTVELRHSDSSILALAAQDTVDFLESSEDVVATVNSMEEGKPQWKLVLNENGRSLGLSAVDLSDQLRASLYGARAQRQHRLRNEVTTLVRLPKDERADVNKIESMLVRTKGGGYAPLGSVATINKVLAPAYIIRRKGQRVEKVGAEILPEENIPAVTRMVENYLVPELEGRYPGLKVVFGGNQEEIANSVSRLELGTWFALAGIYILLAIAFRSYAQPLIIMAIIPFGAVGAILGHMALGFGLSVVSLMGMLALAGVVVNDSLILVEYANKKVQQGEAVLEAIIEACRRRIRPILLTTITTFCGLAPMVFETSRQAQFVVPMAVSLGFGILFTTLICLLVLPSLYLIVNTKTATKKV; encoded by the coding sequence ATGCAGGATAAACAGACCAGTTTATTGAATCCTATTTCATGGATGATTCAGCATAAAGTAGCTCCTCATTTACTAATGCTTGCATTGATTTTCGGCGGCTTAGTGATGTCCTTTTTCATTCGCAAAGAATACATGCCAGAAACATCTAGAGATACTGTTTCGGTTCGAGTGTCATACCCTGGGGCCACGCCAAGTGAAATTGAATCGGGTATTGCCGCGCCAGTTGAAGCTGCAATTCACAGTATCGATGGTGTTGGCAAGATTGATACCTTTATTGGTACCGGTTGGCTTAGAGTAAAAGCAGAGATAGAAGCAGGTGCAATACCGCAAAAAATCTATCAAGATGCTCAGCAAGCGGTCAATCGAATATCATCATTTCCCGCTGGTATGGAAAAGCCTTACGTTAAATTAGACACTCGAATCGCCGATGTAATGGAGTTAATCGTCTATGCCGATTTAGATCGTTTTGCGTTAAAGCGATTAACTGAACAAATTAGAGATCGGATTATACAGTCGCCGTATATTTCACAAGTATCTTTAGATGGTTTTCCCAAAGAAGAAATTCACGTTGAAATAACTCAAGCCGATTTACAAGCCTATGATTTGACCTTAACTCAAGTCGCATCAATGTTGAAAAAAAATGTCGTCGAAAAATCTGCAGGCAAGATAAAAGCCGATAATGGCGACATACTGGTATCGGTTGACCAAAGAGAATTTTGGGCTGAAGACTTAGCCAATGTACCACTAATCTCTGATTCGTCAGGTGATCAACTAAGGTTAGGGGAAATTGCTAAAGTTACTGAAGGCTTTGCCGATGAGCGCAATATTGTAACCTTTAATGGGCAATTATCATCGCAGTTAAATATTTATCGCATGGGCGAGCAAACGCCATCTGAAATTGCCGCTGCTATCGAAAAAATGTGGCCTGAATTAATTGCTATGCTGCCAGCTAATTCCGGTATTGCGGTTGTTGATGATGATGCAAAAAATTATCAAAAACGCCTTAGTTTATTATTAAGTAACGCCTTTATTGGATTGTTGCTTATCTTAATTATTATGAGCTTATTCTTGCAGTTTAGGCTTGCGTTTTGGGTAGTTGCCGGTATACCGAGTGCATTTTTAGGTGCGATACTGTTTTTGCCTGCCTTTGATGTGTCGATCAATATGGTATCGATGTTCGGTTTTATTGTTGCCCTTGGGATTGTTGTGGATGACGCCATTATTGCAGGAGAAAATATTTATGCTCACATGCAAGAAGGAATGTCATTTGAACAGGCCGCGATAAAAGGTGCTAACGAAGTCGCTAAACCGCTTACTTATGCAATTTTAACTAACATAGTTGCGTTCCTTCCTTTGTTATTATTGCCTGGCAGTATGAAGTTATTATTTGGCGCAATTCCGATTGTGGTTGTCATTTGTTTTGCTGTGTCTTGGGTCGAAGCACTATTTATTTTGCCGTCACATTTGGCTGGTATTAATGATAAACAGCCAGGGAAATTAGAAAGACGGTTTAAAAAGTTACAAGGTACTTGTAACTCAAAACTTAATTACTTTATTGAAGAAAAGTATCTGCCGTTTTTACATAAATGTTTGAATTGGCCAAGTTTGGTTTTAGGTATAGCCGTTTTAATATTTTGCGTGGTTATTGCTTATGCGATGAGTGGCAAAATGGGCTTTAGTTTGTATCCAAAACTCGATGGACGATGGGTAAAAGCAAACTATGAAATATCCGAAACCACTACGGAAGACCAAGCCATAGTAATGCGCAAGAGATTAGAAGAAAGCGCAGATTCATTAATTGAAGAATTTGACTTACAAAGCAGCGTTGTCAGTGTTCGCAGTATTATCAGAGATAATAGTGTTGAAGTTGCGCTGTTACTCGTTGAAAGTGAAGAGCGAGAATATTCAACTGAACAGGTAAGGCATTTTTGGCGTGAACACGCGAGACATCTTTATCAGTATGGGAAATTAAGATTTAGTGGCGCAAGGCGCGGTTCTAGCGCGTTAGCAACGGCTTCGTTGACAGTTGAATTAAGACACAGTGATAGCAGCATCCTTGCGTTAGCCGCACAAGATACCGTTGATTTCTTAGAGTCCAGTGAAGACGTCGTGGCGACGGTCAATTCGATGGAAGAAGGTAAACCACAATGGAAACTTGTACTGAATGAAAATGGTCGTTCGTTAGGGTTAAGTGCTGTAGATCTTTCTGACCAATTACGAGCTTCATTATATGGAGCAAGAGCACAAAGACAGCATAGATTGCGCAATGAAGTAACGACTCTTGTGCGTTTACCTAAGGATGAGCGAGCAGATGTTAACAAAATAGAGTCTATGTTGGTAAGAACTAAAGGTGGAGGCTATGCGCCATTAGGCAGTGTAGCAACAATAAATAAAGTTCTTGCACCTGCCTATATCATAAGGCGCAAAGGTCAACGAGTTGAAAAGGTTGGCGCTGAAATATTACCTGAAGAAAATATACCGGCGGTTACTCGAATGGTGGAAAACTATTTGGTCCCAGAACTTGAAGGTCGCTACCCAGGCTTGAAAGTTGTATTTGGCGGCAATCAAGAGGAAATCGCCAATAGTGTTTCAAGACTAGAATTAGGCACTTGGTTTGCGTTAGCGGGAATATACATTTTGCTAGCAATTGCGTTTAGAAGTTACGCCCAGCCGCTAATTATTATGGCGATTATTCCGTTTGGTGCGGTCGGTGCAATACTTGGGCATATGGCATTAGGGTTTGGTTTAAGTGTGGTGAGCTTAATGGGCATGCTAGCGCTTGCCGGTGTGGTAGTTAACGATAGCTTGATTTTAGTAGAATATGCCAATAAAAAAGTGCAACAAGGTGAAGCTGTTTTAGAAGCAATTATTGAAGCCTGTAGAAGACGAATACGACCAATATTGCTCACCACAATCACAACGTTTTGTGGTCTAGCGCCTATGGTTTTTGAAACATCAAGACAAGCTCAATTTGTGGTTCCTATGGCGGTGTCTTTAGGTTTTGGTATTTTATTTACGACGCTAATCTGTTTGCTTGTTTTACCAAGTTTGTATTTGATAGTGAATACAAAAACGGCGACTAAAAAAGTATAA
- a CDS encoding efflux RND transporter periplasmic adaptor subunit, translating into MGGMQNKKKLLPIFLVIIGGLLGYYILQSGNQKPEHYISKKSKRVRTVQTEPLTKGSVIPSWTTSGFVSPAESVKVYARVAGNISSINPLALPGGILTKGQVLATLETVDLKLAYKSMQAQLEQAQASYELEKANQVLAQEELELINSSADLNIDESLVLRKPQLTVAKAKISVAQNNLDKAKLNLERTEVLMPFDGKVVTKTVGQGSKVSVSTVLFSVVNTNTYWLEVKIPHKFLSLLDKTQPVDISNARLWGEGKIRQARFVSVLPDLDSKDRQVKLLLAIDEPLTNDSNTPQVFINDFLTVNLKGKPINDAWTIKHSTLQADNTIWVVDKNRTLQKRAVEVLFKGRDVVYVNADILEDDRALAEKPGIVSVGMPVLTRKDRAKANSKDKLESQNSEANREAKKGKGLKGLKHAG; encoded by the coding sequence ATGGGTGGCATGCAAAATAAAAAGAAATTATTGCCTATTTTTTTGGTTATTATCGGTGGTTTGCTTGGCTATTATATTTTGCAATCAGGCAATCAAAAACCTGAACACTATATAAGTAAAAAATCAAAGCGTGTACGAACGGTTCAAACAGAGCCGTTGACGAAAGGTTCGGTCATACCGTCGTGGACTACGTCTGGGTTTGTCAGTCCCGCTGAGTCGGTTAAAGTGTATGCACGAGTCGCGGGGAATATTTCATCGATAAACCCTTTGGCACTTCCAGGTGGTATTTTAACCAAAGGACAAGTGTTAGCGACACTTGAAACCGTAGACTTAAAACTGGCATATAAATCTATGCAAGCTCAACTTGAGCAAGCGCAAGCAAGTTATGAACTTGAAAAAGCGAACCAAGTATTAGCGCAAGAAGAGCTCGAATTGATTAACAGCAGTGCTGATTTGAATATCGATGAATCCTTAGTACTAAGAAAGCCACAATTAACCGTCGCCAAGGCTAAAATATCAGTCGCTCAAAATAACTTAGACAAGGCTAAGTTAAACTTAGAACGCACTGAAGTGCTTATGCCCTTTGATGGCAAAGTGGTCACTAAAACGGTAGGTCAGGGAAGCAAAGTATCGGTAAGTACGGTATTGTTTTCTGTCGTCAATACCAATACCTATTGGCTAGAAGTCAAAATTCCTCATAAGTTTTTAAGTTTGTTGGATAAAACTCAACCTGTCGATATTTCTAATGCTCGATTGTGGGGCGAAGGTAAGATTCGACAAGCTCGCTTTGTTTCGGTGTTGCCCGATTTAGACAGTAAAGACAGACAAGTGAAACTGTTACTTGCAATTGACGAGCCGCTCACTAATGACTCGAATACACCACAGGTATTTATTAATGACTTTTTGACCGTTAACTTAAAAGGTAAACCTATTAATGACGCTTGGACTATTAAACATTCTACCTTACAAGCGGATAATACAATTTGGGTGGTAGATAAAAATAGAACACTACAAAAAAGAGCGGTAGAGGTCCTGTTTAAGGGCCGAGACGTTGTCTATGTGAATGCCGATATATTAGAAGATGACAGAGCGTTAGCAGAGAAACCTGGCATTGTAAGTGTTGGTATGCCGGTATTGACTCGTAAAGATAGAGCGAAAGCCAATAGTAAAGATAAACTAGAAAGCCAAAACTCTGAAGCAAATAGAGAGGCTAAAAAAGGCAAAGGGTTAAAGGGATTAAAACATGCAGGATAA